From the genome of Desulfuromonas acetoxidans DSM 684:
GCGGCAATCACACCGCGACGCTTCTCCTCATCAGTCAGTTGAGCCATGCGATTGTAGGCACCGCGCAATTTAAACGAAAAAACCGGTTGAAGATCTTCGCGCTTCAACCAGATGTGGTTATTCAATGTCGTGGAGAGTGTCGATGCTGACTCCAACGGTGTTTCCACAGCAGCATCATAGACCCGAGAGGTCAAAATCATTCTGAGCATCGTATGCACAACCGCACTCCTTTGTAAGGCAATTGACCGGTTGTACCACGGCACGTTAAACGAGGTCAAACCAACAAAAAGAGCGGCACAAGCCGCTCTTTTTGTCAGGTCTGTCAGGGGAAGACAAACAAGTTCAAGGGTAGAGGTGTTCTAACTTAGTAGCGTCCAAACTCCTCATCATCAAGGGCAATCTGAACATCATCTTTTTCAGGCGTGCGTTCAACCGGAAGCGTATGGGGTTTGCGCTCATAAGCCACCCGCTCAACCTGGGGCTTCGGTTCCTGCCATGCAACAGGTTCCGGCTCAGGCTGATGCATAACCACACGGTTCTGACCTTGCTTGAGTACGAATCGTCCCAACATCTGACGCAGCTGATCGGCCTGACTGGACAGCTCTTCGGCGGCGGCCGCACCCTCTTCGGCACTGGCGGTGTTCTGCTGGGTTACTTGATCGATTTGACCTAAGCCGATGCTGACCTGTTGCACACCTTGGGCCTGCTCGTTGCTGGCCGAGGCGATTTCAGCGACCAGATCGGTCACTTTAACGATGCTTTGTACGATGTCGTTAAAGCCGCTGGCCGTACGGTCGGCAATGGTCACACCGTTTTCGGCTTTTTTGACGGAACCTTCGATCAGTTCAGCGGTTTCACTGGCGGCTTTGGCGCTGCGAGCGGCCAGGTTGCGCACCTCTTCGGCGACAACAGCGAAGCCTTTGCCGTGCTGTCCGGCGCGGGCAGCTTCTACGGCGGCGTTGAGAGCCAGCAAGTTGGTCTGGAACGCGATCTCGTCGATCACTTTGATGATCTTGGCGATATCCTGACCGGAGGCGCTGATGTCGTCCATGGCACCAATCATATCCTGCATGCTGTCTTTACCGCTGTCGGCTGCAGTGCGAGCCTGATCGGCAAGCTGACTGGCCTGGCCGGCGTTGTCGGCACTGAGTTGAATCTGGCTGCTGAGCTCCTGCATGGAGGCGGAGATCTCTTCGAGAGAGCTGGCGGATTCCGTGGCACCTTGCGATAAGGCCTGACTGGAATCGGATACTTCAGTGGATCCGGCTGCAATCTGCTCTCCTGCCACCTGGACTTGGGACATAATTTCATTCATGTCGTTGCCAAGCGCTTTGAGGGCGCCACGAATCTCGTCTTTGTCGCTGTGGGGAACCACGTCAAAGTCGAGGTTGCCGTCGGCCAGCTTGCGCAGCGAGGCGACGATATCGTTTTGCAGACTGTCGGCAAATTTGTCCATGGTGGCGGCCATCTGCCCCACTTCGTCTTTTTGATTCAGATTCATTCGGGACGACAATTGACCAGCTTCGAGACTGGACAACATCTCTACGGCGTGTTTCAGTGGACGGGAGATGCCGCGAGAGACAAAATACACCAGAGCCAAGGCCAGAAGAATGACCACGCTAACCACGACGAGAACGGCGTAGAAGATGGCGTTGAGTTCGGCCTGAATGTCATCCAGATACAATCCGGCACCGACAATCCAGCCCCAGTCACGCTGCAATTTGACAAACGAGATTTTTCCAACAGGCTTGGTGGTACCGGGTTTACTCCATTGGTAATCAACAAAGCCTTGACCGTTTTTACTGGCCACTTTGGCCATTTCGACGAAAAGCGCCTTACCGCTCGGGTCAGTTGAACCACTGAGGCTTTTACCATCTAAGTCCGGCTTGATCGGGTGCATGACCATGTTTGGTGTGGCATCCTGAATCCAGAAATAGTTGTTACCTTCATCAAAGCGCAAATGGCTTACAGCTTGTTTCGCAGCAGTTTGAGCCTCTTCCAGACTCATAGTCCCGCTTTTGTACTCTTGGGCGTAATGATCGACAACACCCCAGGCACTTTCAACCGTGTGCTCAATTTCAACATTCTTACCATGGTAAAGGCTGTCTTTAAGACGACCGTACACCCAGCCGACTGTCAGCGTAAATCCGACAACCAAGGCCATGCTCAGCACAAAAATTTTCATGGATACGTTCAAGTTTTTCATAGCTTCCCCCGATAGGTTTGGTTGGCAGGTTGTCGAAAAATCCATCCAGGACTTTCACCCACGCATAACGAAAATCAAATCTTCGTCATCTTTACAGAATCAGTCTTTAAACAATCAGGAGCTGATTCTTATCGCCCCTCCCTGGGCTCATAAATTTCGTGACTAAGGTGTTGCCTGCAGCAATCCACGATTGAGTGCATCATGAATCTCTTCGATACGACCAACCAACTTTTCGCTTTGACAAAAATCAACACCCTCGCGAGTCAGTTCAGCCAAACATTTTTTTTCACTACGCTCCAGTTCATTGCTGCAAATCAGAATGGAAACAGGCCGCTGCAAATTGCTGCACATCTCCAGGCATTGCGATTCGAAAAGTCGCTCTTCCATGCTTTCAGCAAGGGAGAGATAGTTAACAACAACCAGCAGATCAAAATAATTGTCGTTAACATCAGCATTCTTGAGATAATTAACGGCTTCCGGCAAAGAGACCGAAGATTGCACCTCCCAACCGGCGAGCCTTAATAGAAAAGATACAATTTTCAATCTCTCCGGTCGGGCTGCTGTAATCATCACTTTGT
Proteins encoded in this window:
- a CDS encoding methyl-accepting chemotaxis protein, translating into MKNLNVSMKIFVLSMALVVGFTLTVGWVYGRLKDSLYHGKNVEIEHTVESAWGVVDHYAQEYKSGTMSLEEAQTAAKQAVSHLRFDEGNNYFWIQDATPNMVMHPIKPDLDGKSLSGSTDPSGKALFVEMAKVASKNGQGFVDYQWSKPGTTKPVGKISFVKLQRDWGWIVGAGLYLDDIQAELNAIFYAVLVVVSVVILLALALVYFVSRGISRPLKHAVEMLSSLEAGQLSSRMNLNQKDEVGQMAATMDKFADSLQNDIVASLRKLADGNLDFDVVPHSDKDEIRGALKALGNDMNEIMSQVQVAGEQIAAGSTEVSDSSQALSQGATESASSLEEISASMQELSSQIQLSADNAGQASQLADQARTAADSGKDSMQDMIGAMDDISASGQDIAKIIKVIDEIAFQTNLLALNAAVEAARAGQHGKGFAVVAEEVRNLAARSAKAASETAELIEGSVKKAENGVTIADRTASGFNDIVQSIVKVTDLVAEIASASNEQAQGVQQVSIGLGQIDQVTQQNTASAEEGAAAAEELSSQADQLRQMLGRFVLKQGQNRVVMHQPEPEPVAWQEPKPQVERVAYERKPHTLPVERTPEKDDVQIALDDEEFGRY